The Corallococcus caeni genomic interval CGCCTCCATGCGCTTCATCATCTCGTCGCACGAGGCGGGCGCGGCGTTCATGGCGGACGGCTACGCGCGCGCCACCGGCAAGCTGGGCGTGTGCATGGTGACGGCGGGCCCGGGCGCCACCAACGCGCTGACGGGCGTGGCCTCCGCGCACCTGGACGGCGTGCCCATGCTGGCCATCAGCGGCAACGTCGCCACGGACCGCGTGGGCCTGATGGCGATGCAGGAGAGCAGCAGCACCCACGGCGTGAACACGGTGGAGATGTTCCGCCAGGCGTGCGCCAGCTCCACGGGCGTCGCCGACCCGCAGAGCTTCCAGCGCCTGCTGGCGCGCGCCCTGCGCACCGCGCAGGGCCTGCCCGGCGGCGCCGCGCACCTGAGCGTGCCGTCCAACATCGCGCGCCAGCCCATCCACCGCGCTTCGGTCCCCACCACGCGCGGCGCCTTCCGCGCGCGCCCGGCGACCGCCCCCTTCGAGGACCTGCGCGCCGCCTTCACGCTGCTGCGCACCGCGCGCCGTCCGCTCATCTTCCTGGGCTCGGGCGCGCGTGAGGCGATGGCCCAGCACGGCGACGTGTTCACCGCGTTCGTCACCCAGCACGGAATCCCGGTGGCCACCAGCATGCGCGGCAAGGGGCTGTTCTCCGAGCGCGAGGCGCTGTCCCTGGGCGTGCTGGGCCTGGCCGGCAGCAAGCGCGCGGAGGCGTACCTGCGCGACGGCGTGGACGTGATGGTGGTCCTGGGCAGCCGCCTGGGGGAGTGGGCCTCCAAGAGCTTCCACCGGTACTTCCAGGCCGTGCACCACGTCATCCAGGTGGACGTGAACGCCTCCAACATCGGCCAGTTCCTGCCGGTGCGGCTGCCCATCGTGGCGGACGTGGGCTCGGTGGTGACGGGCCTGGCGGAGCTGGGGCAGATGATTGGCCCGTCCAGCGGCGCGCGCGTGCAGGAGCGCTGGTCGCAGGTGATGGCGCTGAAGGAGCCCGCGCTCACCGTGCGCGCCCCGCAGGACCGCGATTCGATCAAGCCGCAGGACCTGATGACGGAGCTCGACAAGCACCTGAGCCCGGACATGGACCTGTACATCGACATGGGCAACTGCACGGGGTGGACGGCGCACGTGCTGCACGTCACGCCGCCCGCGCGCATCTTCTACCCCTGCGGCCTGTCGTCCATGGGCTGGTCCTGCGGCGCCGTCATCGGCGGCAAGATTGGCCGTCCCGAGCGCGCCGCGGTGGCCGTCGTCGGCGACGGCGCGTTCCTGATGAACGGCACGGAGATGCTGACCGCCTCGCGCTACCGTGTGGGCACGGTGACCATCGTCCTCAACGACAACTTCCTGGGCATGGTGAACCACGGCGAGCACGTGCAGGACCGCACGCAGCCGCTGGAGGACGACTTCTACAGCCTGGGCAACCCGGACCTGAAGGCCTTCGCCGAGTCCCTGGGCGCGCGCGCCTACACGGTGAACGGCCCCGGCCAGCTGGACGCGCTGCTGCCGGAGGTCCTGCGCCGCGCGGACGAGTCCGGCCAGCCGCAGGTCATCGTCGCGCACATCGACTACCGCGAGGTGCCGCCGTACGGCGACCGCTTCGCCGCCGTGGCGTCGGACGCGACGTAGCACCATGACGGACGCGACCTTCGCGCTCCTGGGAGTCGGTGCCGCGGTCCCCGACGCGGTGCGCGGCAACGACGACCCGCTGTTCGAGCCCCTGCGCCGCGCCGCCGGAAGTGGCGGCGAGCACGCGCTCTTCTACGGCAACCGCGAGCGCCGCGTGCTGGCGCCCGGCGAGTCCCTGGCCGCGCTCACCGCGAAGGCGGGCGCCGCCGCGCTGCGGGACGCGGGGCTGACGGTCGCGGACGTGGACCGGCTGTACGGCTACGTGTCGGTGTCGGAGTTCGTCACGCCGAACGCGCTCTACGCCGTGCACCGGGACCTGGGCCTTTCGCAGGGCACGCTGGTGGTGCCGGTGCAGGCGGACTTCGTCAACTTCCTCATGGGCATCGTGCTGGCCTGGGAGGCCCTGCGCGCGGGCAGCATCCAGCACGCGCTGGTGGTGGTGGGCGCCGCGTGGACCCGCAACGTGGACTACACGCAGGGCCACGCCATTGGCATTGGCGACGGGGCGGGCGCGGTGGTGGTGGGCGCGGGCACCCGGCTCGCGCTGGTGGACTGGGCCGCGGACACCTTCAGCGACGAGTACGGCGCGATGATGATGGGCGTGCGGCCGGAGTCCGGCATCGCGCACCCCACCTATGGCATCGCGCCCGCGGAGGGCGTGAAGGCGTTCCTGAACTCGGGGATGAACGGGCCGCCCCGGCTGGTGGAGCGGCTGCTCGCGAAGCACGGCGTGGCGCGCGACGACGTGACGCTCATCTCCCACCAGGCCACGCGCAAGCTGATGGACCACTGGGCGAAGGAGATCCGCCCGCGCGAGTACCTGGACACCTTCGAGGACTACGGGAACATGGTGCACGCGTCCATGCCGGTGACGCTGGCCCGGTTCCACCGCGAGCTGCGCACGAAGTACCTGGTGATGGTCGGCCTGGGCATTGGCGCGCACCAGCTGGCGCTGCTGGTGCGCGTCTAGCGCGACGGTCGGGCTACTGGTCGTCGCAGGGCGTGCCCAGCCGGATGCCCGTGTAGACGCCCAGCTCGTTGTAGATGAGGGGCAGGTTCTGCTCCACGGGGACGTTGCGCAGCTCCACCTCCTTGCGCGCCTTCTCGATCCACAGGGGCTTCTGCGCGCGGTCGATGACGAGCCGCAGCTGGCCCTTCTTCGTGGTGAAGATCTCCCCCTCGGAGTCCGCCACCACGTTGGTCATCTTCTGCGGCTTCAGGTCCCCCCGCGGCCCGATGAACACGCGGAAGTTGCGGGACTCCGCGGGCGTGAAGCCCTTGTCCACGTAGTAGTACGTGCCCTCCGAGTCGCGCAGCAGCGCGTGCGGCGCGAACTTCTGCGGGTTGGGGACGTAGGCGGCCTTGCGCAACAGCTCCCGCGCCTCCGTACCGGGCAGCATCTCCAGGGCCACCTTGCGCTCGCCACAGCGCAGCGAACAGGTGCGCTCCTTCGCGTCCACGGCCAGCTGCGAGTGCACGCGCAGGTCCACGCCGTCGTAGTCGGCGGTGCCGGCCGGGTTGAAGAAGCGCGGATCCAGGAACGTGGTGGCGGACAGGTTCCGGGTGCGCGGCCGCGGCACCTCCACCAGGATCTTGGCGTCGCCGTAGTAGAGCCGGTCCTCCAGCTCGTCCGTGTCCTCGCGGGGCACGGAGACGACGTAGTGGCCCTTGCCGTCGGTGCAGACGGACGTGGCCTCCAGGTGCATGCGCTGGCCCAGGTTCTCCGCCTTGCCCCACGGCGGTTCGACGGCGGCGGGACTGGCGGCGAGGAGCGCGGCCACGGGAAGGATGTGTTGGAAGAGCATGGTGCGCGGGCCTAGAGGTGCTTCTTGAAGTAGCGGGTGGCGGCCTTCTCCTGGTTGGTCGCCTCCGGGGTCGTGGTCCACACGAAGCGGTCGCCTTGCAGGGCGGGCTCCAGCGCGGATCCGAAGCGGCAGTCGAAGTGCTGGAGGCGGGCCTTCACTGTGCGGCGGGCCTCCTCGGAGACGTCGCACATCGCCTTCAGGGCGGTGAGGGGGAAGGCGCAGAAGCGGGCGATCTTCTGGGCCTTGAGGAAGGGCTCGGTGACGGTGCTCCAGTCGATGGCGCCCGCCGCGGAGGTGCCGCAGGAGGTGTTCAGTTCCTGGAGCGCTTCGGCGTAGGCGGTGTCGTGGACGGCTTCCTCCGCCTTGCGGTCGAAGGCCATCAGCTTCGCGAGCTGGCCGCTCTGGGTCTGCTGCTGGTGCTGCGCGTAGACCTCCTCCGGCTTGAGCTTCTGGGAGCGCGCCTCGTCGTACTGGACCGCGATGCCGTTGCCGGGGCCGCCGGGGAAGTGCAGCTCCGTGTTCTTGCCCACGACGATGAGCGGCGAGTAGTCCTTGCCGTGCCACTGCGTGGTGTAGTTCTGGCGCTGCGTGCTGAGGCTGCTCCAGTCCTTCACCGTGTAGGGGAGGACCAGGTTGTCCAGCACGGAGCCGGTGCCCTGGATGCGCAGCAGGAACTTCTTCTGCTCGCGGGGCGTGAGCGGCACGACGGCGACCTGTTCGCCCTGCGGGCCCACGAACACCTTGCCGGCTTCAACGGGCGCGGGCGGCGCGGCTTGGGCGGGCAGGGTGCCCAGGAGGGTGGCCAGCACGGCCACGGCGACGATGCATTTCATGTTGGGTGTTTCCCCCTCACCCCTCCGCGGTCCCACGGAGGGGCGGTGTCAGCTCACAACGACAGGTCGACTTCGTAGTGCATACACTCCTGCTCGGCCTTTCGTTTCAGGTTGCCGGGCAGCAGGTTCCAGTACGTGCGCGCTCCCCCGAGGTCCTTCTGCCGGCAGTAGGTCTCGGTCAGCAGCAGGTAGGCCGCGAGGTTCGGACCATCGCTGTAGCTGCGCTTGGCCCGCGCGATGGCCTTGGTCAGGTCGCCCGCGGCAACCGCCTCGCGTGCTTCGGCGAGGGCCGCGCGAGACGCCTCGTTCGGAGGATTGAAGGCCGGTCCCTGGGGATCCTTCGTGGTGCCGGGGGCCTTCTGCTTCGGCGGCGGATCCGCCTTGGGAACAGGCGGGGGCACGTCCTGCTGTGCCACGACGGGCGTCGAGGGCTGGGTCGGCGGGGGAGCCACGGGGGGCGGGGCCACGGTCGGCGGGGGAGAAGGAGGCGGGGCCGCGTTCACGACAGCGGGCTGCGCCACGACCGGCGGCGGAGGCCGCAGCCACCACCCGAGCCCCACGGCACCGAGGATCAGCGCGGCGGCGCCCGCGATGGGGAGCACGCGCGACTTCTGTGGGGCGACCGGGCCTGAAGGCAACGTCATCGGACCGGGCATTCCCGGCTGCCCCGTGACGCTCACCGGGGCGAGCGGCTGACCCTGGGGAACGACCATGGCTCCCGGGAGACTGCCCGGCACGGCCTGCTGTCCACCGAAGCTTCCAGGCACGGCCTGCTGTCCGCCCATGCTGCCCGGCATGACGTGCTGGCCCGTGCCATGGCCATGGGCGACCTGCTGGCCGCTGTAGCTTCCTGGAGACTGCGCGGGGACACCCGGCGACGGCAGGGCCACGCCCGAGCTCCCCACGCCGCTCCCGGGCAGCTGCGTGGCGCCGAAGCCCATCGTGCCGCCCGCCACCTGCGGCTGCTGGCCGTACGGGACCGTGCCGCTGGCTCGGGGCGCCATCGTCGCGTCGAAGCCGATGTCATCCGACGCCGCGAGCGCGTCCGCTCCAAAGCGGCCCGTCCCCGGCCCCTTGTTCGCCGCCGGTGCCATCGTGGCGCCCAGCGCGTCCTCGTCGCTCGGCGCCACGGAGGGCAGCGCCACACCCGAGGGCCGCTTCGTGCGCGAGAAGGTCCGGGCCGCGATCTGCTCCTCGGTCTCCGGCAGCGACTGGAGCGTCGTCCCCGTGAGCTCCGCGATGAACGACGCGACGTCCGGATGGCGGTTCTCCGGCTTCTTCTCCAACGCCCGCGCCACCGCCCGCGTGACGTTCTCCGGCAGCTCCGGCATCAGCGTGGCGAGCGACACCGGCGGCTCATGCACCACGCGGTAGATGATCTGCGCGAGCGACCCGCCACCAAAGGGCGTCATCCCGGAGATCATCTCGAACACGATGCCGCCCAGCGCGAACAGGTCCGTGCGCGCGTCGATGCGGCTGTTCTGCCCCTGCGCCTGCTCCGGCGACATGTACTGCGGCGTCCCGATGAGCACCGCCTCCTGCGTCTGGAGCGTCTCCGACGACATGACCTTGGAGATGCCGAAGTCGAGCAGCTTCACGCGCTCGCCCACCACGCCGCCGGAGTCCGTGGGCACCAGGAAGATGTTCGCGGGCTTGAGGTCGCGGTGCACGATGCCCGCGCGGTGCGCCGTCTGCAGCGCGGAGCCCATCTGCCGCGTGAAGGAGAAGACCTCCTCCAGCGACAGCCGCCCGCGCCGCAGCCGGTCCGCGAGGCTCTCCCCGCGCAGGTACTCCAGCACCAGGAACGGACTGCCGTCCTCCAGCGTGTCGAAGTCCAGCACCTCCACGATGTTCGGGTGCCCCAGCCGGGAGGCGATCTCCGCCTCGCGCCGGAACCTCACGTGGAGGTCCGGCCCCACGTGGTCACCCACCCGCAGCACCTTCACCGCGACCTGCTTGCCGGGAAGCCGCAGGTGCTGGGCCAGGAACACCGAACCCATGCCGCCCCGACCCAACACGGAGACGACTTTGTAGGTGTTCCGGAGGACCGAATCGATGTGCAGCTCACCGTCAGCCGAGCGCGTCATGGAAGAGGGCGTGTCCTGATGACAAGAGGGGTGCGAG includes:
- a CDS encoding thiamine pyrophosphate-binding protein; translated protein: MSNSSLVDLQSVTSTSLRTEVPVEALRHEAPSTGMTNALEARHGDPIPMYGDTNARGFKTVEDLSVADCVIAHLEAEEVDAVFGIPGGNLAPFQQALRKHASMRFIISSHEAGAAFMADGYARATGKLGVCMVTAGPGATNALTGVASAHLDGVPMLAISGNVATDRVGLMAMQESSSTHGVNTVEMFRQACASSTGVADPQSFQRLLARALRTAQGLPGGAAHLSVPSNIARQPIHRASVPTTRGAFRARPATAPFEDLRAAFTLLRTARRPLIFLGSGAREAMAQHGDVFTAFVTQHGIPVATSMRGKGLFSEREALSLGVLGLAGSKRAEAYLRDGVDVMVVLGSRLGEWASKSFHRYFQAVHHVIQVDVNASNIGQFLPVRLPIVADVGSVVTGLAELGQMIGPSSGARVQERWSQVMALKEPALTVRAPQDRDSIKPQDLMTELDKHLSPDMDLYIDMGNCTGWTAHVLHVTPPARIFYPCGLSSMGWSCGAVIGGKIGRPERAAVAVVGDGAFLMNGTEMLTASRYRVGTVTIVLNDNFLGMVNHGEHVQDRTQPLEDDFYSLGNPDLKAFAESLGARAYTVNGPGQLDALLPEVLRRADESGQPQVIVAHIDYREVPPYGDRFAAVASDAT
- a CDS encoding serine/threonine-protein kinase translates to MTRSADGELHIDSVLRNTYKVVSVLGRGGMGSVFLAQHLRLPGKQVAVKVLRVGDHVGPDLHVRFRREAEIASRLGHPNIVEVLDFDTLEDGSPFLVLEYLRGESLADRLRRGRLSLEEVFSFTRQMGSALQTAHRAGIVHRDLKPANIFLVPTDSGGVVGERVKLLDFGISKVMSSETLQTQEAVLIGTPQYMSPEQAQGQNSRIDARTDLFALGGIVFEMISGMTPFGGGSLAQIIYRVVHEPPVSLATLMPELPENVTRAVARALEKKPENRHPDVASFIAELTGTTLQSLPETEEQIAARTFSRTKRPSGVALPSVAPSDEDALGATMAPAANKGPGTGRFGADALAASDDIGFDATMAPRASGTVPYGQQPQVAGGTMGFGATQLPGSGVGSSGVALPSPGVPAQSPGSYSGQQVAHGHGTGQHVMPGSMGGQQAVPGSFGGQQAVPGSLPGAMVVPQGQPLAPVSVTGQPGMPGPMTLPSGPVAPQKSRVLPIAGAAALILGAVGLGWWLRPPPPVVAQPAVVNAAPPPSPPPTVAPPPVAPPPTQPSTPVVAQQDVPPPVPKADPPPKQKAPGTTKDPQGPAFNPPNEASRAALAEAREAVAAGDLTKAIARAKRSYSDGPNLAAYLLLTETYCRQKDLGGARTYWNLLPGNLKRKAEQECMHYEVDLSL
- a CDS encoding 3-oxoacyl-[acyl-carrier-protein] synthase III C-terminal domain-containing protein, which produces MTDATFALLGVGAAVPDAVRGNDDPLFEPLRRAAGSGGEHALFYGNRERRVLAPGESLAALTAKAGAAALRDAGLTVADVDRLYGYVSVSEFVTPNALYAVHRDLGLSQGTLVVPVQADFVNFLMGIVLAWEALRAGSIQHALVVVGAAWTRNVDYTQGHAIGIGDGAGAVVVGAGTRLALVDWAADTFSDEYGAMMMGVRPESGIAHPTYGIAPAEGVKAFLNSGMNGPPRLVERLLAKHGVARDDVTLISHQATRKLMDHWAKEIRPREYLDTFEDYGNMVHASMPVTLARFHRELRTKYLVMVGLGIGAHQLALLVRV